The following nucleotide sequence is from Achromobacter spanius.
GCCAGCGCCAGCGCTGCACTCGTGAAACCGATCAGCGCCAAGGTGCCTTGCCAGAGAATGCTGTCGGCCAGCGCGTTGCGGGCTTCGCGGGTTTGCGCGACCTGGATCACGGCGGTCTCGGTGCTGCGCGGCCCGGCGATCTTGCGTTCCATCCAGGCCACGCGCACCGGTTCACCCTGAAAACGGGTGGTGTACAGCCGAGGCGTGTCGATGGCGTCTGTGTTGTCCGGGGCGGCGGGCAGGTCGGAGTAACCGGAAATCAGCAAGCCCGCTGTGCTCGCCACGCGATAGAACACGCGGTCACGCGGCGACTGCTCCAGCAATGCCAGCGCGGCGTAAGGCATGTCCATCTGCCATTTGCCTTGCACCAGTTGCAGGCTGTCGGCCATGGACAGGACCGACGCGCGCAGCAACTGGTCGTACGTAGTGTCCGCGGTTTGCTGGGCATAGCCGCGCACCAGCAGGTAGAGCGCAGCCAAGCCCACGGCGAACAGCGTCAGCAGCATTGCCAACAGGCGGCGTCGTATGGAAATGCGGCCAAGCTTCACGGGCTATTCCTGCGGCGTGCCGGACGCGGGGTTGTCCGACGGGGCGGTGGACGTCAGCAGGTAACCGGTGCCGCGCTGCGTTTCGATACGTAGCGGCGAGCCTTCCAGCTTGCGACGCAGCCGCGCAATGTAGACCTCGATGGCGTTGGGCGCCGCGTCGTCGTCAAAGGCGAAGAGCTTGTTGGCGATTTCGGTCTTGCTGACGGCGCGGTTCATGCCGGCCAGCAGAATTTCCAGCAAGCTGTATTCGCGCTTGGGCAGGTCGATGCGCTGTCCGCCCAGGGACACGTGGCGCGCGGCACTGTCGATGACAAGTTCGCCAAAGCGCAGGACGCCGGCGGCTTGGGCGCTGGGTCGGCGCAGCAAGGCGCGGCAGCGGGCTTCCAGCTCGCGGAAATCAAAGGGTTTGGCCAGATAGTCGTCGGCGCCGGTATCGAGCGCATGGACGCGGTCTTCGATGTCGATGCGGGCGGTCAGCGCCAATACCGGTGTCTTGCTGCCGCGGTCGCGCAGGCGGTGCAGGATGTCAAACCCCGACATGCGGGGCAGGCCGATGTCCAGGATGACGAGATCGAAGGTTTCGTATTGCAGCACGCCGTCGGCGCTCAGGCCATCGCTTTGCAGATCCACGGCATGGCCGAGACGGCGCAGCCGGCGGACAAGGGCGTCGGCCAGATCCTCGTCGTCTTCGATCACCAGGATGCGCATCGGCTGATTGTAGCTGCGTCGAACGCGGGCATTTTCCCCTGGGGCGGTTGCCTCGAGGGCCCACATAAGCTCGATCGGGCATGGAAAAACGACAGGTTCCAGACAGCTTTTCTTCCTAGTCTTCGGCACCTGCCTCCCTTGCTGGAGACGGCGCCACACATAACAACGACTAGTCGGAGATACCCCTCATGCTGTTGACCCTGCTTGGCTTTGGCATGGTGATCACGTTCATGACGTTGATCATGACCAAGCGCCTGTCGCCCTTGGTCGCCCTGATTCTTGTCCCCATTATTTTTGCGTTGCTGGGCGGCTTTGGCGCCGGCATCGACAAGATGATGCTGGACGGCATCCGCAAGATTGCGCCCACCGGCGTGATGCTGATGTTCGCCATCCTGTATTTCGGGGTGATGATCGACGCCGGCCTGTTCGATCCCATCGTTGGCCGCATCCTGCGCGCCGTGAAGGGCGATCCGCTGAAGATCGTGGTGGGCACCACGGTGCTGGCGCTGGTGATTTCACTGGATGGCGACGGCTCGACCACCTACATGATCGTGGTGGCCTCGATGTTGCCGCTGTACCGCCGTCTGAAGATGAACGCGCTGTCCATGACCTGCCTGGCCATGCTGGCCAGCGGCATCATGAACCTGACGCCGTGGGGTGGGCCGACGGCGCGTGCCGCCAGCGCCCTGCATGTGGACGCGGGCGACATCTTCATTCCGCTGGTGCCGGTGATGGGGGTGGCGATCGTGGCGCTGCTTATCCTGGCCTTCTTCCTGGGCCTGAAAGAACGCCGCCGCCTGGGCGTGCTGTCGCTGCCGGAGGGGGCGTCGATGCATGCCGGCTACGACGAAGACGGCCCCAAGAATCTGCCTGAAATCGAAGTCGACCACGACCTGCGCCGCCCCAAGCTGCTGTGGGTGAACGCCGGTTTGACGCTGGCGCTGATGGTCAGCCTGGTGATGGGCGTACTGCCGCTGCCGGTGCTGTTCATGATCGCGTTCGCGGTTGCCCTGATCATCAACTATCCGAACCTGGCCGAACAGCGCCGCCGCGTTGCGCAGCACGCGGGCAATGTGCTGTCGGTGGTGTCGCTGATTTTCGCGGCGGGTATCTTCACGGGAATTTTGTCCGGCACGGGCATGGTGGAAGCCATGTCGCGCAGCCTGCTTGCCGTGATTCCGGATGCGATGGGCCCGTATCTGGCCGGCATTACCGCGCTGGTCAGCCTGCCGTTCACGTTCTTCATGTCGAACGACGCCTTCTATTTCGGGGTGCTGCCCATCCTGAGCGAAGCGGCGCAGGGCTATGGCATTTCGGCCGTTGAAATGGCGCGCGCGTCGCTCATCGGTCAACCCGTGCATCTGCTGAGCCCACTGGTGCCGTCCACTTATCTGCTGGTGGGTCTGGCCGGTGTGGAATTTGGCGACCACCAACGCTATGCGCTGAAGTGGGCCACGCTGGTCTGCATGGTAATGCTGGCGGCCGCCTTGGCGTTTGGTCTGTTCCCGTTTGTGGGTGCGGGTGCTTGATACGCGGCGCTGCCGCACATTGATAAAGGAAGGGTCATGGCTTTGCGTATCGCTTATGTCACCAGCGGAATGGGCCACACGGGCACGGCGATCTGCCAGGCGCTGCATCAGGCGGGACACCGCGTGGTGGCCGGTTGCGGCCCGCGTTCTTCGCGTCGGGATAGCTGGTTGAAGGAACAGAAGTCCCTGGGCTACGACTTCGTCGCGTCCGAGGGCGACGCCACCGATTGGGCATCGACCGAGGCGGCGTTCGCGAAAGTACGCCGCGAGGTCGGCGAGATCGACGTGCTGGTCAACAACGCCGGATCGATGCTGGACATGCGCTTTCGCCAGATGGGCTATGCCGACTGGGCCGCGGTGCTGCGCAGCAACCTGGATACGCTTTTCAACAGTACCAAGCAGGTGGTCGACAGCATGGCCGACCGCGGCTTGGGGGCGGATCATCAACATTGGGTCGGTGGCGGCGGAAAAAGGGCAGATCGGCCAGATCAATTACGCCACAGCCAAGGGCGCAGTGATCGGCTTCACGCGGTCGCTGGCGCAGGAAGTGGCCGCGCGCGGCGTCACGGTGAATCTGGTGTCGCCGGGCTTCATCGCCGACGACACGGTGAAGGCCTTTCCGCCCGCGCTGTTGGACCGCATCGTTGAAAGCGTACCGGTCGGACGCCTGGGCACGGCCCACGACCTGGCCGGGCTGTGCGCCTGGCTGGCCTCCGACGAGGCCGCCTTCGTGACGGGCGCCAACTACGCGATCAACGGCGGCGTGTATATGAGCTGAAGGCGGGTGTAGCCTATGCGGCTTGGCCTACACGTCTATCTGGTCGAACTGCACACCCATCGCAACGGCAATACGTTCGCGGGTGATTTTCTTCGTTTTGGCGCCGGAGGCTTCCATGGCGGCGTAGCTGGGTTGGCGAATGCCCAAGCGCGCTGCCATTTCCACCTGCGTGATACCGAGATATTCGCGCCACGCGCGAATGATGCTCCAGTTATTGCCTGCCATCAATGAAACGACTTCATGTGGAATCGTGCCATCTGCAGGGATGCGTGGCATGCGGTTGACGGGGACAGGTTTGGCGCCGATAAGGGCAACGTACTCCGCATAGCGCAAGACGACGAATGCCGGTTTGCCGTCCGCTTCCAGGATGGTGGGATGTAGCGCGGGGTGCGCGCGCTGGGCGGTTTCAGTAGGTGCTTTCATCGCGCTTCTTCACTTCCTGGATGTCTATGACGCAGATTTCGGCCCGGACGTCGAACAACACCCGATAGCGGCCGACTCGCAGCCGATAGGCGAACTGGTGATTCTCCAAAGCCTTCACGTTCGAGGCAGCGGGAAAATTCTCCAGCTTGGTGATTTCTGCGGCGACCCGGGTTCGGTCTGCGATCGGGAGCTTTAGCCACTGTTTGACGGCCTTCTTGGCCCAGTTGATGCAGAACATGGCAATGCGGCTGGTAGATTTATAGCTTAAGCTATATAAATTTTCAAGTTCGTCTTTGCGCGGGTGGATGCTCTTGGTCTGCGCGTGACGGCTGAATGCGGTTCTAACGCGAAGCCCTGCGGCAGATCAATCAAACTTGCGATTTCTAGGACGACATCCGCTTCCAGTCACAGCTTGGGCCTTCCCTATGCAAAAATGCACCGTTTTGAATTTCAACAGGGAGCGGTTCGATGCAAGCTAAGTGGTTCGCGGTGGCAGGCGCGGCGGCTGTGTTGGGGCTGGCGGGATGCGGCAAGAAAAATGAATACCCCGAGAGTGTTCGCCGCGTGACCTATAGCGCCTGCGTGGAAGGCTTCAAGAAAAGCGCGGGTGCGCTGCCCGATGTCGACACGCGTGCAGAGGCCTATTGCAATTGCGTGCTGGACGGCTTGCAAAAGTCAGTGCTTCTGAAGGACTACACCGCCTATGACCGCATGCTGGTCACGAACGAAAAAAGCGCGGAGCGCGATCGGATCGAGGCATTGGTCAATGGCGTCGTGAATATGTGCGTGGCGCAGCAGACGCAAAAGTAGTGCTGCTTCTTGCCGGGGACGCCTAGCGGCCCAGCTTCATCGACACATCCGTATGCGTGCCGCGATCCAGATCCGCGCCCAGGGGCTGATCCCATTCGGGCAGGTTCAGCAGTTCTTTGCTGACTTCGCCCGCTTCGATGCGGCGCGCGATGTCTTCCAGCAGCAGCGTGCGGGTAGCAAAGCCCTTGCCTTGCAGATCGCGGGCAAAGAGCCGGTACGTAAGGTTGGGTTCTTCGCCCTTCATGACGCCCAGGTCCAGGATGCGACCTTGCTCATTGCGCATCAGCAAATGCCCGGGCCGCGCATAGATACGGTAAATACGCCATGGCGAAGCGATGGCGGCGTGGTTGCGCTTTGGCTCCCGCCTGGGCTCGCCTCCCTGGGCAGGGCGCGGCGCTGAAGGCAGCAACTTGACGCAGGCGTTGGCGAATTTGGCGATTGACCTTCGGATCGCGCTCACGCTGGAACCGAGATCCGCGTGTGTGCGAGGAAAGACCGTTGTGTGCTGGGGCGGGCGCGCGCGTAGCGCTTGCGGTGGTGGTGCATGGCCATACTCCTGTATGGCGATACGGCGAGGTGACGCGCGTTCAAGCACCATTGCGCCAGCATACGCGCTTTATCGTTCGGGTATACGCTTATCCAGGCTTCGTTACTCAATAGGCAATGCCAAGGGATCTTCCCAGACCCTTATTACGCAATGATTTCATTAATAAGCGTTTATTTTTCGCGTAACTGATGCTTGCGTGGTAATTGGAAACGCCGATTGACATTACCCACCCCTGCACCCATAGTGGACAAGAAGCTTTTCGAGCATCGTGATTTTCGTCCGGTCTTGCTCCCCCTGGGGCGCTTCATTGTTCGCTGTCCTTTCCTTGATAGGCTCATCTTCGCGGGCAACGCCTGCATTTAAAAAGGAATGAGATTATGGAAACCGGAATCGTCAAATGGTTTAACGATGCGAAAGGATTTGGCTTCATCATGCCCGAGGACGGCGGCAAGGATTTATTCGCGCATTTCTCGGAAATCGTTAGCGAAGGGCATAAAGTGCTGATGGAAAACCAACGCGTCAGCTACGTCACTGCTCAAGGCGCAAAAGGGCCTCACGCCACGCAAATTCGCGCTCTGTGAATAAAGGCCCGTTGGGCCTTTAGCGTTTGGCCTTTAAATACTGAAGGGGCTTTTATGTTGCACAACAATATGGTTTACAAGGGCTATCGGCTTACCGCCAATGTTTCCCGGATAGCAGTCGGGGGCAGCGGCCGGCCCGCGTTCACCGCAACGGTAGCGGTTGAGCTGGCGGCCGATCAAGACAAACTTAACGA
It contains:
- a CDS encoding cold-shock protein, yielding METGIVKWFNDAKGFGFIMPEDGGKDLFAHFSEIVSEGHKVLMENQRVSYVTAQGAKGPHATQIRAL
- a CDS encoding type II toxin-antitoxin system RelE family toxin, with the protein product MFCINWAKKAVKQWLKLPIADRTRVAAEITKLENFPAASNVKALENHQFAYRLRVGRYRVLFDVRAEICVIDIQEVKKRDESTY
- a CDS encoding helix-turn-helix domain-containing protein — protein: MKAPTETAQRAHPALHPTILEADGKPAFVVLRYAEYVALIGAKPVPVNRMPRIPADGTIPHEVVSLMAGNNWSIIRAWREYLGITQVEMAARLGIRQPSYAAMEASGAKTKKITRERIAVAMGVQFDQIDV
- a CDS encoding response regulator transcription factor, whose translation is MRILVIEDDEDLADALVRRLRRLGHAVDLQSDGLSADGVLQYETFDLVILDIGLPRMSGFDILHRLRDRGSKTPVLALTARIDIEDRVHALDTGADDYLAKPFDFRELEARCRALLRRPSAQAAGVLRFGELVIDSAARHVSLGGQRIDLPKREYSLLEILLAGMNRAVSKTEIANKLFAFDDDAAPNAIEVYIARLRRKLEGSPLRIETQRGTGYLLTSTAPSDNPASGTPQE
- a CDS encoding CitMHS family transporter, whose protein sequence is MLLTLLGFGMVITFMTLIMTKRLSPLVALILVPIIFALLGGFGAGIDKMMLDGIRKIAPTGVMLMFAILYFGVMIDAGLFDPIVGRILRAVKGDPLKIVVGTTVLALVISLDGDGSTTYMIVVASMLPLYRRLKMNALSMTCLAMLASGIMNLTPWGGPTARAASALHVDAGDIFIPLVPVMGVAIVALLILAFFLGLKERRRLGVLSLPEGASMHAGYDEDGPKNLPEIEVDHDLRRPKLLWVNAGLTLALMVSLVMGVLPLPVLFMIAFAVALIINYPNLAEQRRRVAQHAGNVLSVVSLIFAAGIFTGILSGTGMVEAMSRSLLAVIPDAMGPYLAGITALVSLPFTFFMSNDAFYFGVLPILSEAAQGYGISAVEMARASLIGQPVHLLSPLVPSTYLLVGLAGVEFGDHQRYALKWATLVCMVMLAAALAFGLFPFVGAGA